A stretch of Brassica napus cultivar Da-Ae chromosome C6, Da-Ae, whole genome shotgun sequence DNA encodes these proteins:
- the LOC106400395 gene encoding nuclear transport factor 2, whose product MAAEGGVLDARKASEAFVEKYYHTVGTTTQAAHTFYADGCIVSRPGPDGTTMSFSSLEAIKKHYLSSYYDGTTFDVVSVDSQSSLGDGVFIMVIGFLTGKDNLKRKFSQAFYLARPNGVYAVVNDIHRFVDEESSTTRALPFVESVPEVTKPFEEVKKTAQVHKTTKKKSVKAAEVKNVATPEKAVTAQKPKEPVAETSATPALDGAKISYASMVLSMSRNAAPLQVKAAPIQKPSTVAQPKPHVSPAPVKKSDQKMVDEPGTSIFVSNLPMDARPPQVYELFKGFGAIKGNGVQIRSSRFSGSCFAFVSFESVASVKSVLKAAKNNQFKLGEHKLRVKEKQVEYNSNKPSGGRSEGGSMSQSGSVDGRKTPAGSVDGIRSQSGSVDGSKPQSGLADGSRTENVSVGGEEDDGFKVVRSRRNRSEKRSQE is encoded by the exons ATGGCTGCCGAGGGAGGTGTTCTTGATGCTCGCAAAGCCTCTGAGGCTTTTGTGGAAAAGTACTATCATACTGTGGGGACGACGACTCAAGCAGCACATACGTTTTATGCTGATGGTTGCATTGTCAGCAGACCAGGACCTGATGGTACTACGATGTCTTTTTCATCCCTCGAG GCTATCAAGAAGCACTACCTTTCCTCTTACTATGATGGTACTACATTCGATGTGGTCAGTGTCGATTCTCAGAGTTCATTGGGAGATGGGGTATTCATCATGGTTATAGGTTTCTTGACTGGTAAAGATAACCTCAAGAGAAAGTTTTCCCAAGCGTTCTATCTTGCACGTCCGAACGGTGTCTATGCTGTCGTCAATGACATTCATCGTTTTGTTGATGAGGAGTCCTCTACTACAAGAGCTCTTCCATTTGTTGAATCTG TGCCAGAAGTTACAAAGCCTTTTGAAGAGGTAAAAAAGACTGCGCAGGTCCACAAAACCACCAAGAAGAAGTCTGTCAAAGCTGCGGAGGTTAAGAATGTGGCTACTCCTGAAAAGGCTGTAACTGCTCAAAAACCCAAAGAGCCGGTTGCTGAAACATCAGCTACTCCTGCTCTTGATGGAGCCAAGATATCTTATGCTTCAATG GTGCTATCCATGTCGAGAAACGCTGCTCCTCTCCAAGTTAAAGCAGCCCCGATTCAGAAACCTAGTACCGTGGCACAACCCAAACCCCATGTATCTCCAGCACCTGTTAAGAAAAGTGACCAGAAGATGGTTGATGAACCAG GGACTTCCATATTTGTCTCGAATCTGCCAATGGATGCAAGGCCTCCTCAAGTCTATGAACTATTCAAAGGTTTTGGCGCTATCAAAGGAAATGGTGTTCAAATCAGAAGCTCCAGGTTTAGTGGAAGCTGCTTTGCCTTTGTTTCCTTTGAATCTGTTGCATCTGTTAAGAGTGTACTTAAGGCTGCCAAGAACAATCAGTTCAAGCTTGGGGAGCATAAACTTCGTGTGAAGGAAAAGCAAGTTGAGTATAATAGTAACAAACCGTCTGGTGGGAGAAGTGAAGGTGGAAGCATGAGTCAGAGTGGTTCTGTAGATGGACGCAAGACTCCGGCTGGCTCTGTAGATGGAATCAGGAGTCAGAGTGGTTCTGTAGATGGAAGCAAGCCTCAGAGTGGCTTGGCAGATGGAAGCAGGACTGAGAATGTATCTGTAGGAGGCGAAGAAGATGATGGCTTCAAGGTGGTCAGAAGCCGTAGGAACAGAAGTGAGAAGAGGAGCCAAGAATAG